The Streptomyces tendae genome has a window encoding:
- a CDS encoding glycoside hydrolase family 10 protein produces the protein MSRRSFAAALAALAVPGASAAPRPEPGAAGAPGRGGAASGEMRGMWVATVTNRDWPSRPGLGADRQRAELTAHLDTAVRARLNTVILQVRPTADALWPSPYEPWSQYLTGTQGTHPGWDPLGTAVEEAHARGLHLHAWFNPYRVALHTDPARLAASHPARRNPGWVIPYGGKLYYDPGLPEVRAFVREAMLDAVRRYPVDGVHFDDYFYPYPVAGQTFDDDETYDRHGGAFPDRAAWRRDNVDRLVRETAEGIRAIRPGTRFGISPFGVWRNADVDPRGSDTRAGVQSYDDLHADTRTWAAENWIDYICPQLYWNIGFAVADYAKLLPWWAEVVRGTKTSCTRGGAVQGGDPAQSAAWGDPAELSRHLTLAKRHPQARGHVFFAAREVTADPVGAMARVVADHYGRPAGPPA, from the coding sequence GTGTCACGCAGGAGCTTCGCGGCGGCGCTCGCCGCCCTGGCGGTGCCGGGGGCGTCCGCCGCCCCGCGGCCGGAGCCGGGCGCGGCGGGCGCCCCGGGCCGGGGCGGTGCGGCGAGCGGCGAGATGCGGGGGATGTGGGTGGCCACCGTCACCAACCGCGACTGGCCCTCACGCCCCGGCCTGGGTGCCGACCGGCAGCGCGCCGAGCTGACCGCCCACCTCGACACGGCCGTCCGCGCCCGCCTCAACACCGTGATCCTCCAGGTGCGGCCCACCGCCGACGCGCTGTGGCCCTCCCCGTACGAGCCGTGGTCGCAGTACCTCACCGGTACCCAGGGCACGCACCCCGGCTGGGACCCGCTCGGCACCGCCGTCGAGGAGGCGCACGCCCGCGGCCTCCACCTGCACGCCTGGTTCAACCCCTACCGGGTGGCCCTGCACACCGACCCCGCCCGGCTCGCCGCCTCCCACCCCGCCCGCCGCAACCCCGGCTGGGTGATCCCGTACGGCGGCAAGCTGTACTACGACCCGGGGCTGCCCGAGGTCCGGGCCTTCGTGCGGGAGGCGATGCTGGACGCGGTGCGCCGCTACCCGGTCGACGGCGTCCACTTCGACGACTACTTCTACCCGTACCCGGTGGCCGGCCAGACCTTCGACGACGACGAGACGTACGACCGCCACGGCGGCGCCTTCCCGGACCGGGCGGCCTGGCGGCGGGACAACGTCGACCGGCTGGTGCGGGAGACGGCCGAGGGGATCAGGGCGATCCGGCCCGGCACCCGCTTCGGCATCAGCCCGTTCGGGGTGTGGCGCAACGCCGACGTGGACCCGCGCGGCTCCGACACCCGCGCGGGCGTGCAGTCGTACGACGACCTGCACGCGGACACCCGCACCTGGGCCGCGGAGAACTGGATCGACTACATCTGCCCGCAGCTGTACTGGAACATCGGCTTCGCCGTCGCGGACTACGCCAAGCTGCTTCCGTGGTGGGCCGAGGTCGTCCGGGGCACGAAGACCAGCTGTACGCGGGGAGGCGCTGTACAAGGCGGGGACCCGGCGCAGTCGGCGGCCTGGGGCGATCCGGCCGAGCTGTCCCGTCACCTCACGCTGGCGAAGCGCCACCCGCAGGCGCGGGGACACGTCTTCTTCGCGGCGCGTGAGGTGACGGCCGATCCGGTCGGGGCGATGGCGCGGGTGGTCGCCGACCACTACGGCCGGCCGGCCGGCCCCCCGGCCTGA
- the pheT gene encoding phenylalanine--tRNA ligase subunit beta — MRVPLSWLREYVDLPATETGRDVQAKLISAGLEVETVEHLGADLKGPLVVGQVLTVEELEGFKKPIRFCTVDVGQANGTGEPQEIVCGARNFAVGDKVVVVLPGATLPGGFSISARKTYGKVSHGMICSSDELGMGDDGTHGIIVLPPETEVGTDAVELLELVDEVLDIAVTANRGDCLSIRGVARETAIAYGLPLRDPALLDVPGPNAFGYPVKVSDPVGCDRFTARTVTGLSPEARSPIWLQRRLQKVGMRPISLAVDVTNYVMMELGQPLHAYDRHQVQGTIGVRRAQEGEKIVTLDGVERKLHAEDLVITDDRGPIGLAGVMGGADTEIADHEVSAEGGAATTDVVIEAAHFDQVSIARTARRHKLSSEASRRFERGVDPQAAAAAAQRTVDLLVLLAGGTAEAGVTEVVAPSAPHTINMAADHPDKVAGVAYGRETVVRRLQEVGCDVYGQDELIVTVPSWRPDLTDPNDLAEEVIRLEGYENLPSTLPRPPAGRGLTGRQRLHRRIGRALAGAGYVEAPNYPFVSEHVFDQLGLDADDPARRVVKLVNPLSDEEPALRTSLLPGLLAALRRNDGRGSHDLALFETGLVFQPRDTAKVAADLSVDRRPSTDDIAALNAALPDQPRHVAVVMAGAREQAGWWGKGRPADWADAVEAARTVAREAGAELGICKGQYGPWHPGRCAELTATVDGAERVVGHAGELHPRVLKALGLPGRACAMELDLDVLERIGDTVPQAPSISTFPVATQDVALVVDAFVPAADVEAALREGAGELLESIRLFDVYENAEQLGEGRKSLAYALRFRADDRTLTVDEASAAREAAVALATDRTGAVLRG; from the coding sequence ATGCGGGTCCCGCTTTCCTGGCTGCGGGAGTACGTCGACCTGCCGGCCACCGAGACCGGCCGTGACGTGCAGGCCAAGCTGATTTCGGCCGGCCTCGAGGTCGAGACCGTCGAGCACCTCGGCGCCGACCTCAAGGGCCCCCTGGTCGTCGGCCAGGTGCTGACCGTCGAGGAGCTCGAGGGCTTCAAGAAGCCGATCCGCTTCTGCACCGTCGACGTCGGCCAGGCCAACGGCACCGGTGAGCCCCAGGAGATCGTCTGCGGCGCCCGCAACTTCGCCGTCGGCGACAAGGTCGTCGTGGTCCTGCCCGGCGCCACCCTGCCCGGGGGCTTCTCGATCAGCGCCCGCAAGACCTACGGCAAGGTCTCGCACGGCATGATCTGCTCCAGCGACGAGCTGGGCATGGGCGACGACGGCACCCACGGCATCATCGTGCTGCCGCCGGAGACCGAGGTCGGTACGGACGCCGTCGAGCTGCTCGAACTGGTCGACGAGGTCCTGGACATCGCCGTCACCGCCAACCGCGGCGACTGCCTGTCCATCCGCGGCGTCGCCCGCGAGACCGCCATCGCCTACGGCCTGCCGCTGCGCGACCCGGCCTTGCTCGACGTACCCGGCCCCAACGCCTTCGGCTACCCGGTGAAGGTCTCCGACCCGGTCGGCTGCGACCGCTTCACCGCCCGCACGGTGACCGGCCTCAGCCCCGAGGCGCGTTCCCCGATCTGGCTCCAGCGGCGCCTGCAGAAGGTCGGCATGCGCCCGATCTCGCTCGCCGTCGACGTCACCAACTACGTGATGATGGAGCTCGGCCAGCCGCTGCACGCCTACGACCGCCACCAGGTCCAGGGCACCATCGGCGTCCGCCGCGCCCAGGAGGGCGAGAAGATCGTCACCCTCGACGGCGTCGAGCGGAAGCTGCACGCCGAGGACCTCGTCATCACCGACGACCGCGGTCCGATCGGCCTCGCCGGAGTCATGGGCGGCGCCGACACCGAGATCGCCGACCACGAGGTCTCCGCGGAGGGCGGTGCCGCGACGACCGACGTGGTCATCGAGGCCGCACACTTCGACCAGGTGTCCATCGCGCGCACCGCCCGCCGCCACAAGCTGTCCTCCGAGGCGTCCCGCCGCTTCGAGCGCGGCGTGGACCCGCAGGCCGCGGCGGCCGCCGCGCAGCGCACCGTCGACCTGCTGGTGCTGCTCGCGGGCGGCACCGCCGAGGCGGGCGTCACCGAGGTCGTCGCCCCGAGCGCGCCGCACACCATCAATATGGCCGCCGACCACCCGGACAAGGTCGCCGGTGTGGCCTACGGCCGCGAGACCGTCGTCCGCCGTCTCCAGGAGGTCGGCTGCGACGTCTACGGCCAGGACGAACTCATCGTCACCGTGCCGTCCTGGCGGCCCGACCTCACCGACCCGAACGACCTCGCCGAAGAGGTCATCCGGCTGGAGGGCTACGAGAACCTGCCCTCCACCCTGCCCAGGCCGCCCGCCGGCCGCGGCCTGACCGGCCGCCAGCGGCTGCACCGCCGCATCGGGCGGGCGCTGGCCGGGGCCGGTTACGTGGAGGCGCCGAACTACCCGTTCGTCAGCGAGCACGTCTTCGACCAGCTCGGCCTGGACGCCGACGACCCGGCCCGCCGCGTGGTCAAGCTGGTCAACCCGCTCAGCGACGAGGAGCCCGCGCTGCGCACCTCGCTGCTGCCGGGGTTGCTCGCCGCGCTGCGCCGCAACGACGGCCGCGGCTCGCACGACCTGGCGCTGTTCGAGACCGGCCTGGTCTTCCAGCCGCGGGACACGGCCAAGGTCGCCGCGGACCTGTCCGTCGACCGTCGGCCCAGCACCGACGACATCGCCGCGCTGAACGCCGCGCTGCCCGACCAGCCCCGGCACGTCGCCGTGGTCATGGCCGGCGCCCGCGAGCAGGCCGGCTGGTGGGGCAAGGGCCGCCCGGCCGACTGGGCCGACGCGGTCGAGGCCGCCCGGACCGTCGCCCGCGAGGCCGGCGCCGAACTCGGCATCTGCAAGGGGCAGTACGGGCCGTGGCACCCGGGCCGCTGCGCCGAGCTGACCGCCACCGTCGACGGCGCCGAGCGCGTCGTCGGCCACGCCGGTGAGCTGCACCCGCGTGTGCTGAAGGCGCTGGGTCTGCCCGGGCGTGCCTGCGCGATGGAGCTGGACCTGGACGTCCTGGAGCGGATCGGCGACACCGTCCCGCAGGCGCCGTCCATCTCCACCTTCCCGGTCGCCACGCAGGACGTCGCGCTGGTCGTCGACGCGTTCGTGCCCGCCGCGGACGTGGAGGCCGCGCTGCGTGAGGGCGCCGGCGAACTGCTGGAGTCCATCCGCCTGTTCGACGTGTACGAGAACGCCGAGCAGCTGGGCGAGGGCCGCAAGTCGCTGGCGTACGCGCTGCGCTTCCGCGCGGACGACCGGACGCTGACCGTCGACGAGGCGTCCGCGGCCCGCGAGGCGGCCGTCGCCCTGGCGACGGACCGCACGGGGGCGGTACTCCGCGGCTGA
- a CDS encoding 3-hydroxybutyryl-CoA dehydrogenase, whose amino-acid sequence MTDIERVGVVGCGQMGAGIAEVCARAGLDVKVAETTGEALEIGRTRLFNSLSKAAERGKISEEELASTQARLTFTTDLGEFADRDLVIEAVVENEQVKTEIFQVLDQVVTRPDAILASNTSSIPLVKLAVATSRPDHVIGIHFFNPAPVQKLVELIPALTTSEGTLSRAQVFTEKVLGKHAIRAQDRSGFVVNALLIPYLLSAIRMFESGIASREDIDNGMEMGCAHPMGPLKLADLIGLDTVASVAYSMYEEYKEPLYAAPPLLQRMVDAGRLGRKTGSGFYAYE is encoded by the coding sequence GTGACCGACATCGAACGCGTCGGAGTGGTGGGCTGCGGTCAGATGGGCGCGGGAATCGCCGAGGTGTGCGCCCGGGCCGGGCTGGACGTCAAGGTCGCCGAGACCACCGGCGAAGCCCTGGAGATCGGCCGTACCCGGCTGTTCAACTCCCTGTCGAAGGCGGCGGAGCGCGGCAAGATCAGCGAGGAGGAGCTGGCCTCCACCCAGGCCCGGCTGACCTTCACCACGGACCTCGGCGAGTTCGCCGACCGTGATCTGGTGATCGAGGCCGTGGTCGAGAACGAGCAGGTGAAGACGGAGATCTTCCAGGTGCTCGACCAGGTGGTGACCCGCCCCGACGCGATCCTGGCGTCGAACACCTCCTCCATCCCGCTGGTGAAGCTGGCCGTCGCCACCTCCCGGCCGGACCACGTCATCGGCATCCACTTCTTCAACCCGGCCCCGGTGCAGAAGCTGGTCGAGCTGATCCCGGCGCTCACCACCTCCGAGGGCACACTGAGCCGCGCGCAGGTTTTCACCGAGAAGGTGCTGGGCAAGCACGCGATCCGCGCCCAGGACCGCTCCGGCTTCGTGGTGAACGCGCTGCTGATCCCGTACCTGCTGTCCGCGATCCGGATGTTCGAGTCCGGCATCGCCAGCCGTGAGGACATCGACAACGGCATGGAGATGGGCTGCGCCCACCCGATGGGCCCGCTCAAGCTCGCCGACCTGATCGGCCTGGACACGGTCGCCTCGGTCGCGTATTCGATGTACGAGGAGTACAAGGAGCCCCTGTACGCCGCTCCCCCGCTGCTCCAGCGCATGGTGGACGCGGGCCGGCTGGGCCGGAAGACCGGGTCGGGCTTCTACGCCTACGAGTGA
- a CDS encoding histidine phosphatase family protein, with protein MALRVTFVAAAGSSTVLSERFEDARPLDQAGWHEVQRAAHELLPLAAADLRYCSPAPRSRATGEGLGYAPLVQLALRDCDMGRWRGLTLGEAMAREPEAVDAWLTDPRSTSHGGESLWDFIGRVGGWLDTRPVEDGCRIVAVAEPSVIRAALVYVLKAPPATFWNIDVRSLSTISVAGRAGRWSLRLEGVSAQPTRA; from the coding sequence ATGGCACTTCGGGTCACGTTCGTCGCCGCCGCGGGGAGCTCCACGGTGCTGTCCGAGCGCTTCGAGGACGCCCGGCCGCTGGACCAGGCCGGATGGCACGAGGTGCAACGCGCCGCGCACGAACTGCTGCCCTTGGCGGCGGCCGATCTGCGCTACTGCTCCCCGGCCCCGCGCAGCCGCGCCACCGGGGAGGGGCTCGGTTATGCGCCGCTGGTGCAACTCGCCCTGCGGGACTGCGACATGGGGCGCTGGCGCGGGCTGACGCTGGGGGAGGCGATGGCCCGGGAGCCGGAGGCGGTGGACGCCTGGCTGACCGACCCGCGCTCGACGTCGCACGGCGGGGAGTCCCTCTGGGACTTCATCGGCCGCGTCGGCGGCTGGCTCGACACCCGGCCGGTCGAGGACGGCTGCCGGATCGTCGCCGTGGCCGAGCCGTCGGTGATCCGCGCGGCGCTAGTCTACGTGCTCAAGGCGCCGCCCGCGACCTTCTGGAACATCGACGTCCGCTCCTTGTCCACGATCAGCGTCGCCGGCCGGGCGGGCCGCTGGAGCCTGCGCCTGGAAGGCGTCTCGGCGCAGCCGACGCGCGCGTAG
- a CDS encoding transcriptional regulator gives MQPNTLLDAILDEAGVSHAGLAARVNQAGRARGLTLRYEHTAVARWLKGQRPRGQVPDLICEVLAARLRRPVTLDDIGLGVPGGPSAPHTGTLSGFVERATALWRSDQQGRPHLLGAPAVTGTPAVMPVWEWENPPEDVDVSRGGPHRVTLGDLDMLRAARAHYEQLYRKAGGMATRARIVGFLNAEAAPLLRGSYTDAMGRQLHRATGGLVAIAGICAYDSDAHGLAQRYFHQALRLAKASGDRGLGAYVIALLVNQSLFMREFRQAVAFAEAALRTAGADITPALASDLYAMQAKAYAHLGDGTSALSRIRRAERSAERIRRGHEPDETGYVQPGLVNVQVAEALLSLGELAAAWEHAAAAVDNPAHDRGRVHRLAMLSTIELRQGNADRAVAVAVQMAEQARGMESQRLRDRLRAVREHLVRSGCPGTAEAAELIDGALRVPL, from the coding sequence ATGCAGCCCAACACTCTCCTCGACGCGATCCTGGACGAGGCGGGGGTCTCCCACGCGGGACTGGCCGCGCGCGTCAACCAGGCCGGCCGGGCACGTGGCCTGACGCTGCGGTACGAACACACCGCCGTGGCCCGCTGGCTGAAGGGGCAGCGTCCGCGGGGCCAGGTGCCCGACCTGATCTGCGAGGTGCTCGCCGCCCGCCTGCGCCGCCCGGTCACCCTTGACGACATCGGTCTCGGAGTCCCCGGCGGACCGTCCGCCCCGCACACCGGCACCCTCTCCGGCTTCGTCGAGCGGGCGACCGCGCTGTGGCGCTCCGACCAGCAGGGCCGCCCGCATCTGCTCGGCGCCCCCGCGGTCACCGGCACCCCGGCCGTGATGCCCGTGTGGGAGTGGGAGAACCCGCCCGAGGACGTCGACGTCTCCCGCGGCGGCCCGCACCGGGTCACCCTCGGCGACCTGGACATGCTGCGCGCCGCCCGCGCCCACTACGAGCAGCTGTACCGCAAGGCCGGAGGCATGGCGACCCGCGCCCGGATCGTCGGCTTCCTCAACGCGGAGGCGGCCCCGCTGCTGCGCGGCAGCTACACCGACGCCATGGGCCGTCAACTGCACCGGGCCACCGGCGGATTGGTCGCCATCGCCGGCATCTGTGCCTACGACTCCGACGCGCACGGCCTCGCCCAGCGCTACTTCCACCAGGCGCTGCGGCTGGCCAAGGCCAGCGGCGACCGGGGCCTCGGCGCCTACGTGATCGCCCTGCTCGTCAACCAGTCGCTGTTCATGCGGGAGTTCCGGCAGGCCGTCGCCTTCGCGGAGGCCGCGCTGCGCACCGCCGGGGCCGACATCACCCCGGCACTGGCCTCGGACCTGTACGCGATGCAGGCCAAGGCGTACGCGCACCTCGGCGACGGCACGAGCGCGCTGTCCCGCATCCGGCGGGCCGAGCGGTCCGCCGAGCGCATCCGGCGCGGCCACGAGCCCGACGAGACCGGCTATGTCCAGCCCGGCCTGGTCAACGTGCAAGTGGCGGAGGCGCTGTTGAGCCTCGGCGAGCTGGCGGCGGCGTGGGAGCACGCGGCGGCGGCCGTGGACAACCCGGCGCACGACCGGGGCCGGGTGCACCGGCTGGCCATGCTGAGCACCATCGAACTGCGTCAGGGCAATGCCGACCGGGCGGTGGCCGTCGCGGTGCAGATGGCCGAGCAGGCCCGCGGCATGGAGTCGCAGCGACTGCGCGACCGGCTGCGGGCGGTGCGCGAGCACCTGGTGCGCAGCGGCTGTCCGGGCACCGCGGAGGCGGCCGAACTCATCGACGGGGCGCTGCGGGTACCGCTGTAG
- a CDS encoding NUDIX hydrolase, which yields MQWTKQNEQPVYANRWFSVNLADVELPDGRHLDHFLIRLRPVAVATVVNDANEVLLLWRHRFITDSWGWELAAGVVEDGEDVAVAAARELEEETGWRPGPLHHLMTVEPSNGLTDARHHIYWSDEGEYLGHPVDDFESDRREWVPLKLVPDLIARGEVPAANMAAALLLLHHLRL from the coding sequence ATGCAGTGGACGAAACAAAACGAGCAACCTGTGTACGCAAATCGCTGGTTCAGCGTCAATCTCGCCGATGTCGAACTGCCGGACGGCCGTCACCTCGACCACTTCCTCATACGGCTCAGGCCGGTCGCCGTGGCCACGGTGGTGAACGACGCCAACGAGGTCCTGCTGCTGTGGCGGCACCGCTTCATCACCGACAGCTGGGGGTGGGAGCTCGCGGCGGGCGTCGTGGAGGACGGCGAGGACGTCGCCGTGGCGGCGGCGCGGGAGCTGGAGGAGGAGACCGGCTGGCGGCCCGGCCCCCTGCACCACCTCATGACCGTGGAGCCGTCCAACGGCCTCACCGACGCCCGGCACCACATCTACTGGTCCGACGAGGGCGAGTACCTCGGCCACCCGGTGGACGACTTCGAGTCGGACCGCCGCGAGTGGGTGCCCCTGAAACTGGTCCCCGACCTGATCGCCCGCGGCGAGGTCCCGGCGGCCAACATGGCGGCGGCCCTGCTCCTCCTCCACCATCTGCGCCTCTAG
- a CDS encoding GNAT family N-acetyltransferase: MTADPRMPEGYEISADPARIDAGKVHRWLSTDAYWALGRSRGTQDRAIAGSLNFGVYDTVTGDQVAYARVITDRATFAWLCDVYVDPAVRGKGLGTAMVTAVREEVRDHGVRRVLLATHDAHEVYAPLGFRPLERPDQWMALIFEQS; this comes from the coding sequence ATGACTGCCGACCCCCGCATGCCCGAGGGCTACGAGATCTCCGCCGACCCCGCCCGGATCGACGCCGGGAAGGTGCACCGGTGGCTGTCCACCGACGCGTACTGGGCGCTGGGCCGCTCCCGGGGGACACAGGACCGGGCCATCGCGGGATCGCTCAACTTCGGCGTGTACGACACGGTCACGGGCGACCAGGTGGCGTATGCCAGGGTCATCACCGACCGGGCCACCTTCGCCTGGCTGTGCGACGTGTACGTCGACCCGGCCGTGCGCGGCAAGGGCCTCGGCACCGCGATGGTCACCGCGGTGCGGGAAGAGGTGCGGGACCACGGCGTACGGCGGGTCCTGCTGGCCACGCACGACGCGCACGAGGTGTACGCGCCGCTGGGGTTCCGCCCGCTGGAGCGGCCCGACCAGTGGATGGCGCTCATCTTCGAGCAGTCGTGA
- a CDS encoding PLP-dependent aminotransferase family protein: MHDSSSVGELAEQLRQELDRYSPGEKLPSSRALVERFRVSPVTVSRALARLAAEGLVVTRPGAGAFRAAPRTPAAPTGDTSWQEVALSADGAADLVPRSVDASGVLVSLAAPAPGVVEFNGGYLHPSLQPERAMAAALARAGRRPGAWGRPPMEGLPELREWFARAIGGPVTAAGVLVTSGGQSALTTALRALAPPGAPVLVESPTYPGMLAIARAAGLRPVPVPVDADGVRPSLLADAFRASGARVLVCQPLFQNPTGAVLAPERRAEVLRIARQAGAFVVEDDFVRRLVHEDAGPLPRPLAADDPDGVVVHVSSLTKATSPSFRVSALAAHGPVLERLRAIQVVDTFFVPRPLQEATLELVGSAAWPRHLRAVATALRGRRDAMTAALRLNLPDLALPHVPSGGYHLWLRLPDGTSESALTGAALRAGVAVTPGRPYFSAEPPAGHLRLSFAAVAGTGEITEGVQRLRTAWSQVVG; encoded by the coding sequence ATGCACGACAGTAGCAGCGTGGGTGAGCTGGCGGAACAGTTGCGACAGGAGCTGGACCGCTACTCTCCCGGTGAGAAGCTCCCGTCCAGCCGGGCGTTGGTGGAGCGGTTCCGGGTCAGCCCGGTGACCGTCTCACGGGCCCTGGCGCGGCTCGCCGCCGAGGGATTGGTGGTCACCCGCCCCGGCGCCGGCGCCTTCCGTGCCGCACCCCGCACCCCGGCGGCGCCCACCGGGGACACCTCGTGGCAGGAGGTCGCCCTCAGCGCCGACGGGGCCGCCGACCTCGTACCGCGCTCGGTGGACGCGTCCGGGGTGCTGGTGTCGCTGGCCGCACCGGCGCCCGGGGTGGTCGAGTTCAACGGCGGCTACCTGCACCCCTCGCTCCAGCCGGAGCGGGCCATGGCGGCGGCGCTGGCCCGCGCCGGGCGCAGACCGGGAGCCTGGGGGCGGCCGCCCATGGAGGGACTGCCGGAACTGCGCGAGTGGTTCGCCCGCGCCATCGGCGGGCCGGTGACGGCGGCGGGCGTGCTGGTCACCTCGGGCGGGCAGTCCGCCCTGACCACGGCCCTGCGGGCGCTCGCCCCGCCCGGCGCGCCCGTCCTCGTCGAGTCGCCCACCTACCCGGGCATGCTGGCCATCGCCCGAGCCGCCGGACTGCGCCCGGTGCCCGTCCCGGTGGACGCCGACGGCGTACGGCCGTCACTGCTCGCCGACGCGTTCCGGGCCTCCGGCGCCCGGGTCCTCGTCTGCCAGCCGCTGTTCCAGAACCCCACCGGCGCCGTGCTCGCCCCCGAACGGCGCGCGGAGGTGCTGCGCATCGCCCGGCAGGCGGGCGCCTTCGTCGTCGAGGACGACTTCGTACGGCGGCTGGTGCACGAGGACGCGGGCCCGCTGCCGCGCCCGCTCGCCGCCGACGACCCCGACGGGGTGGTGGTGCACGTCAGCTCGCTCACCAAGGCCACCTCGCCCAGCTTCCGGGTGAGCGCCCTCGCCGCGCACGGCCCGGTGCTGGAGCGGCTGCGGGCCATCCAGGTCGTCGACACGTTCTTCGTGCCCCGCCCGCTGCAGGAGGCCACCCTGGAACTGGTCGGCTCGGCCGCCTGGCCGCGCCATCTGCGTGCCGTCGCCACGGCGCTGCGCGGCCGCCGCGACGCCATGACCGCAGCGCTGCGCCTGAACCTGCCGGACCTCGCCCTCCCGCACGTCCCGTCCGGCGGCTACCACCTGTGGCTACGGCTGCCCGACGGCACGTCCGAGTCCGCGCTGACCGGGGCCGCCCTGCGCGCGGGCGTCGCCGTCACCCCCGGGCGCCCCTACTTCAGCGCCGAACCGCCCGCCGGGCATCTGCGGCTCAGCTTCGCCGCCGTGGCGGGCACCGGGGAGATCACGGAGGGCGTGCAGCGGCTGCGTACGGCCTGGTCCCAGGTGGTGGGATAA
- a CDS encoding DUF6314 family protein, with product MGEFWPVPDALSYLSGSWRAERVVRDLAGGDEGRFRGTVVFGPWEDGGLLQRESGDFTWRGVTRPAERTLRFLPGPDGTADVRFADGRPFHDLDLRAGRYVADHPCSADLYRGEFTVRDAGHWRVVWRVRGPAKDLELVTDHVRVE from the coding sequence ATGGGCGAGTTCTGGCCGGTACCCGACGCACTGAGCTACCTCAGCGGCAGCTGGCGGGCGGAGCGCGTCGTACGGGACCTGGCGGGCGGTGACGAGGGCCGGTTCCGGGGGACGGTCGTTTTCGGCCCGTGGGAGGACGGCGGACTGCTGCAGCGGGAGTCCGGCGACTTCACCTGGCGGGGCGTCACCCGGCCCGCCGAGCGGACGCTGCGTTTCCTGCCCGGGCCCGACGGCACGGCGGACGTGCGGTTCGCGGACGGCCGTCCGTTCCACGACCTGGACCTCAGGGCCGGCCGGTACGTCGCCGACCACCCCTGCTCGGCGGACCTCTACCGGGGCGAGTTCACCGTCCGGGACGCCGGCCACTGGCGCGTGGTCTGGCGGGTGCGCGGCCCGGCCAAGGACCTGGAACTCGTCACCGATCACGTGCGCGTGGAGTGA
- a CDS encoding DUF1918 domain-containing protein, protein MRATEGDRLVQHGRVVGQHDKAGEIVEVLGREGNPPYRVRFEDGHEGVCSPGPDTEIRHRESMTRH, encoded by the coding sequence ATGCGCGCAACCGAGGGTGACCGTCTTGTCCAGCACGGCAGGGTGGTCGGCCAGCACGACAAGGCCGGCGAGATCGTCGAAGTGCTCGGCCGGGAGGGCAACCCGCCCTACCGGGTCCGCTTCGAGGACGGGCACGAGGGTGTCTGCTCGCCCGGTCCCGACACCGAGATCCGGCACCGGGAGAGCATGACCCGGCACTGA
- a CDS encoding PP2C family protein-serine/threonine phosphatase: MIRFKPGAPRGVRPRLLSRVRSLAVPTAWGAVAVAYRLTCPLARDDAIGARLVSSAVLCAVGTGILLHIRRRMLREVRQARRIAEAAQSVLLRPPPPRVDGLAVAAVHLSADRGARIGGDLYEVTATEHGVRAVIGDVRGHGLGAVRTGAAVLGSFREAAHDEPDLAGVLRRLERALDRHLRERAHGEHEPADGAGTPVAEEFVTVLLLEILPDGEVRVLNCGHPWPYLLTGAGAEPLTGAEPLPPLGPFPLPGELPTTAPGRLRPGDTLVLHTDGAEEARDAEGRFFPLRGVLAEAARERPQTPQVVLRTVLAALLRHTAGPPKDDVALLILRNERCSSPVRQTHSVPRSATADR, from the coding sequence ATGATCCGCTTCAAGCCCGGGGCTCCCCGAGGGGTGCGACCCCGGCTCCTGTCACGGGTGCGCTCCCTCGCGGTGCCCACGGCCTGGGGCGCCGTCGCCGTCGCCTACCGGCTGACCTGCCCGCTCGCCCGGGACGACGCCATCGGCGCGCGCCTGGTCAGCAGCGCCGTCCTGTGCGCGGTCGGCACCGGCATTCTGCTGCACATCCGGCGCCGCATGCTGCGTGAGGTACGGCAGGCCCGGCGGATCGCCGAGGCCGCGCAAAGCGTGCTGCTGAGGCCCCCGCCGCCCCGGGTCGACGGGCTGGCCGTCGCCGCCGTGCACCTCTCCGCCGACCGGGGAGCCCGCATCGGCGGCGACCTGTACGAGGTGACGGCCACCGAGCACGGCGTACGCGCGGTCATCGGCGACGTCCGCGGCCACGGCCTCGGCGCCGTCCGCACCGGCGCCGCCGTCCTCGGCAGTTTCCGCGAGGCCGCCCACGACGAGCCGGACCTGGCCGGGGTGCTGCGCCGACTGGAGCGGGCCCTGGACCGGCACCTGCGCGAGCGGGCGCACGGCGAGCACGAACCGGCGGACGGCGCCGGCACCCCGGTCGCCGAGGAGTTCGTCACCGTCCTGCTGCTGGAGATCCTCCCGGACGGGGAGGTGCGCGTCCTCAACTGCGGGCACCCCTGGCCGTACCTGCTGACCGGCGCGGGCGCGGAACCGCTCACCGGGGCCGAGCCCCTCCCGCCCCTCGGCCCGTTCCCGCTTCCCGGCGAGCTGCCCACCACGGCCCCCGGCAGGCTGCGCCCCGGCGACACCCTCGTCCTGCACACCGACGGCGCGGAGGAGGCGCGGGACGCCGAGGGCCGCTTCTTCCCGCTGCGGGGCGTCCTCGCCGAGGCCGCGCGCGAGCGTCCGCAGACTCCCCAGGTGGTACTGCGCACGGTGCTCGCGGCGCTGCTGCGGCACACCGCCGGCCCGCCGAAGGACGACGTGGCGCTGCTGATCCTCAGGAACGAGCGCTGCTCCTCGCCCGTGCGTCAGACCCACTCCGTCCCCCGCTCGGCCACCGCCGACCGCTAG